A window of Streptomyces sp. NBC_01689 genomic DNA:
AGCGTTCCGCATGCAGCACATGAGCGAGGGCTTCGAGTCGGACAACCGCCACTCGATGCTGCACTCGGTCGCGTACGTCGCCTTCCAGGAACTCGCCACCCGCATCTCGCACCGCAACACCGGCCACCAGTCGGGCGACCCGGCCTGCGACCGGATGCTGGCGCGCATCGCGACCGACGAGAACCTGCACATGGTGTTCTACCGGAACCTGCTCAAGGCCGCCTTCGAACTGGCCCCCGACCTGACCATGTCGGCCGTCCGCGACGTCGTCGTCAACTTCCGGATGCCCGGCCACGGGATGCCCGGCTTCGAGCGGGCCGCCGCCCAGATGGCCATCGGCGAGGTCTACAACATGCGTATCCACCACGACGACGTGATGCAGCCGGTGCTGCGCCACCTCAAGGTCCTGGAGATGGACGGCCTCGGCCCCGAGGGCCTGCAAGCCCAGGAGGAGCTCGGCTTCTTCATGCGCGGCCTGGACGCGGAGGCCTCGAAGTTCGACGAGAAGCTCGCCGCGCGCAAGGTGCGGATGGCCGCACGCGCCGCCGGCTGACCCGCCCCGCCCGCACTCCGCCGGGGCGCCGGGGCCCTCCCCGCAC
This region includes:
- a CDS encoding acyl-ACP desaturase — encoded protein: MTITSPHLGSPSAAWTDARLLYALEEVVETELNRHLKVAKDWMPHEYVPWSDARNFPGQFEGGEAWGKEQSKVTEIGRIALVVNLLTEDNLPSYHHEIATLFGRDGAWGTWVHRWTAEEGRHGIVMRDYLLASRAVDPDKLEAFRMQHMSEGFESDNRHSMLHSVAYVAFQELATRISHRNTGHQSGDPACDRMLARIATDENLHMVFYRNLLKAAFELAPDLTMSAVRDVVVNFRMPGHGMPGFERAAAQMAIGEVYNMRIHHDDVMQPVLRHLKVLEMDGLGPEGLQAQEELGFFMRGLDAEASKFDEKLAARKVRMAARAAG